The following proteins come from a genomic window of Salvia hispanica cultivar TCC Black 2014 chromosome 4, UniMelb_Shisp_WGS_1.0, whole genome shotgun sequence:
- the LOC125219468 gene encoding laccase-7: protein MDHRALVFSAWVLTLCICASSFASAAIVEHTFHVKNLTVNKLCRNQVITAVNGSLPGPTLRVHEGDTLVVHVFNKSPYNLSIHWHGIFQYLSGWADGPEFATQCPIRPGLSYTYRFNVSGQEGTLWWHAHVGWLRATVYGALIIRPRSGHSFPFPKPHREIPIVLGEWWNANVIDVENQALATGASPNLSDAYTINGHPGKLYPCSSNDTFRLKVVHGKTYLLRIINAALNNQLFFKIANHNLTVVATDAAYTNPYATDVVLVGPGQTTDVLLTADQTPARYYMAASAYHSVAGVPFPNTTTTGIIAYSETTPSTPIMPLLPAFNDTPTAHRFSTNITALVSSRFWAPVPREVDERMFITIGLGLSACDLPTCQGPFGLKFAASMNNASFQFPTRLSMLEAFFRDVGGIYTADFPDNPPLQFDYTNSSNSFNRALLNTTKSTKVKKLKFNSTVEVVLQNTALIGIENHPIHLHGFNFYVLAQGFGNYNPSIDSRKFNFVNPQERNTIGVPVGGWAVIRFRANNPGVWLMHCHLDVHLPWGLATAFVVENGPTPATTLPPPPPDFPKC from the exons ATGGACCACCGCGCTTTGGTGTTTTCGGCTTGGGTTTTGACTCTTTGCATTTGTGCTTCGTCTTTTGCTTCCGCTGCTATTGTGGAACACACATTTCAc GTGAAAAATCTTACGGTGAACAAATTATGCAGAAATCAAGTTATAACAGCAGTAAATGGTAGTCTTCCAGGGCCAACTCTTCGAGTACACGAGGGAGATACTTTAGTCGTTCACGTGTTTAATAAATCGCCCTATAACCTAAGCATTCATTG GCACGGAATTTTTCAATATCTTAGCGGGTGGGCTGATGGGCCGGAGTTCGCTACCCAATGTCCGATCCGACCGGGTCTAAGCTACACGTACAGATTTAACGTATCGGGCCAAGAGGGAACTCTTTGGTGGCATGCACACGTGGGATGGCTCCGTGCCACAGTGTATGGAGCCTTGATAATCCGACCGAGATCCGGCCACTCATTCCCATTTCCGAAGCCACATAGAGAAATACCTATTGTCCTTG gGGAATGGTGGAATGCTAACGTTATTGATGTAGAGAACCAAGCCTTAGCTACGGGTGCTTCGCCTAATTTATCTGATGCTTATACTATTAACGGCCATCCCGGAAAGCTATATCCGTGTTCATCAAACG ATACATTTCGATTGAAAGTGGTACATGGAAAGACATATCTCCTGCGCATAATCAACGCTGCACTCAACAACCaactatttttcaaaatagcAAATCACAACCTCACTGTAGTAGCAACGGACGCCGCCTACACGAACCCCTATGCCACGGACGTGGTTCTGGTGGGGCCGGGGCAGACCACCGATGTCCTCCTCACAGCCGATCAAACCCCTGCGAGATACTATATGGCGGCGTCCGCCTACCACAGCGTCGCCGGCGTCCCATTCCCCAACACCACAACCACGGGGATCATCGCCTACAGCGAAACGACGCCGTCCACGCCGATCATGCCCCTCCTTCCAGCCTTCAACGACACGCCCACGGCCCACAGATTCTCAACCAACATAACGGCGTTAGTCTCGAGCCGGTTTTGGGCCCCCGTTCCCCGTGAAGTTGACGAGCGCATGTTTATCACAATTGGGCTGGGCCTGTCGGCCTGCGACCTTCCCACCTGCCAGGGCCCATTCGGCCTCAAGTTTGCGGCCAGCATGAACAACGCATCGTTCCAGTTCCCGACGAGGCTGTCCATGCTGGAGGCTTTCTTCAGAGACGTCGGCGGTATTTACACCGCCGACTTTCCTGATAATCCGCCGCTGCAATTCGACTACACGAATTCCAGCAACAGCTTCAACCGGGCGCTGCTCAACACCACCAAGTCCACCAAGGTGAAGAAGCTCAAGTTCAATTCAACGGTGGAGGTGGTGTTGCAGAACACGGCGTTGATCGGAATCGAAAATCACCCCATACATTTGCACGGATTCAATTTCTACGTTTTGGCGCAAGGTTTCGGCAATTATAACCCATCAATTGATAGTAGAAAGTTCAATTTCGTGAATCCACAAGAACGGAACACCATCGGCGTTCCAGTTGGGGGATGGGCCGTCATTAGGTTCCGCGCCAATAATCCAG gTGTTTGGTTGATGCATTGTCACTTGGATGTGCACTTGCCATGGGGTCTGGCAACAGCTTTCGTGGTGGAAAATGGGCCTACGCCGGCAACAACACtacctccgccgccgccggattTTCCCAAGTGTTGA
- the LOC125220035 gene encoding uncharacterized protein LOC125220035 → MACATKISLIIFFASSLLIQGILGELICENLPTNLCAFAIATSGKRCVLENYRNEEGSVEYTCKTSEVVVERMSGYIETDQCVKACGVDRGFVGISSDAFLAPDFTASLCSPSCYQNCPNIVDLYFNLAAGEGVFLPALCEKQKTNPHRAMLEILSNGGAVGGAAPGPMAADYVVDAPAPAPGYF, encoded by the exons ATGGCGTGTGCAACGAAAATCTCATTGATTATCTTCTTCGCTTCATCTCTCCTTATCCAAGGAATATTAG GTGAGCTGATCTGCGAGAATTTGCCGACGAATTTGTGCGCATTCGCGATTGCGACGTCGGGGAAGAGGTGCGTGTTGGAGAACTACCGGAACGAGGAGGGGAGTGTGGAGTACACGTGTAAGACGtcggaggtggtggtggagagAATGTCCGGATACATCGAGACTGATCAGTGCGTCAAGGCATGCGGCGTCGACCGTGGATTCGTCGGAATCTCGTCGGATGCCTTCCTTGCGCCTGACTTCACCGCCAGCCTCTGCTCCCCATCTTGTTACCAGAATTGCCCTAACATTGTCGACCTCTATTTCAACCTCGCTGCCGGTGAAG GAGTATTTTTGCCAGCTCTTTGCGAGAAGCAGAAGACGAATCCCCATCGGGCGATGTTGGAGATCTTGAGCAACGGTGGTGCTGTAGGTGGCGCGGCCCCTGGTCCGATGGCTGCAGATTACGTGGTCGATGCTCCTGCTCCTGCCCCAGgatatttctaa
- the LOC125224499 gene encoding uncharacterized protein LOC125224499, translated as MAALGMSNIDLECGCAISDEEASFSDAVKGSCNSQFASNYDDCSSGCGSEDEDLGQRKNVERDCRICHLSLESSSPSSGIAIELGCSCKDDLAAAHRHCAETWFKIKGNKTCEICNSVARNVVGYNEMEAVEQVNESNAASSGSAPSTVETRTCLNGHRFLNFLLACMVFAFVISWLFHFNIPS; from the exons ATGGCCGCTTTAGGAATGTCCAACATAGATTTAGAATGCGGCTGCGCCATCAGCGACGAGGAGGCCAGTTTCTCCGACGCCGTCAAGGGTTCTTGCAATTCGCAGTTTGCCTCTAATTACGATGATTGCAGCTCGGGCTGTGGCTCGGAAGATGAGGATTTGGGGCAGAGGAAGAATGTTGAGAGAGATTGCCGGATTTGTCATTTGAGTTTGGAGAGCAGCAGCCCTAGCTCTGGGATTGCCATTGAGTTGGGGTGTTCTTGTAAGGATGATTTGGCTGCTGCTCACAGACATTGTGCTGAAACTTGGTTCAAAATCAAAGGAAACAA GACTTGTGAAATTTGCAACTCAGTGGCGCGCAATGTTGTCGGCTATAATGAGATGGAGGCTGTTGAACAGGTGAATGAGAGCAATGCAGCATCCTCAGGGTCCGCCCCCTCCACTGTAGAGACTCGAACTTGCTTAAATGGTCATCGCTTCTTAAATTTTCTTCTGGCTTGCATGGTGTTTGCTTTCGTCATTTCTTGGCTTTTCCACTTCAACATCCCATCGTAA